In the Nitrospirales bacterium LBB_01 genome, one interval contains:
- a CDS encoding PASTA domain-containing protein: MKALLRVFVFFVLFVIVSLVTGYVTFNALTSSKSITVPDLTGKSLLEATGILAGVKLYLKIEGEDYDNTVKAGQIMKQNIPQGNKIKEGRTISVVMSKGQSFSDSDLKGQTLDKAYETAAQNKTKIDRILEVHSETQEKGTVISQRPVSDDKGSAEIDLLVSAGPFVENYLCPDFIGKTTSYAIKVADAIGIKTTVEGSGSKIISQKPLPDTTIKRGDSVHLQVEEETPTDEQSSQGEL; this comes from the coding sequence TTGAAAGCGTTGTTAAGGGTTTTTGTATTTTTTGTTTTGTTTGTGATTGTATCTCTGGTTACAGGGTATGTCACTTTTAACGCTCTTACATCAAGTAAAAGCATAACTGTACCGGATTTAACCGGGAAAAGCCTTTTAGAAGCTACGGGGATATTAGCCGGGGTGAAATTATATCTAAAAATTGAGGGTGAAGATTACGATAACACAGTAAAGGCCGGACAGATTATGAAGCAGAATATTCCGCAGGGAAACAAAATAAAAGAGGGCAGAACTATCTCTGTTGTAATGAGTAAGGGACAGAGCTTTAGCGATTCCGACCTTAAAGGGCAAACTCTGGATAAGGCATACGAAACCGCTGCTCAGAATAAGACAAAAATAGACCGCATACTTGAGGTACACTCTGAAACTCAGGAAAAAGGCACTGTAATTTCGCAAAGGCCTGTTTCAGATGACAAAGGCAGTGCTGAAATAGACCTGCTTGTTAGTGCCGGCCCTTTTGTGGAAAACTACCTGTGTCCGGATTTTATAGGGAAAACAACCTCTTACGCCATTAAAGTGGCAGATGCCATTGGAATCAAAACAACAGTTGAAGGCTCGGGCTCAAAAATTATCAGCCAAAAACCGCTGCCCGACACTACGATTAAACGAGGAGACTCCGTGCATCTACAAGTGGAGGAGGAGACACCAACAGATGAACAATCAAGTCAAGGGGAATTATAA
- a CDS encoding ribulose-phosphate 3-epimerase, whose amino-acid sequence MILIAPSILSANFLELGKEIKDTEAAGADYLHIDVMDGSFVPNITIGYFVVEQIKRVATIPLDVHLMIEKPDRYVVNFIEAGADILTIHLEADIHLHRTINWIKQQGAKAGVSINPATPLALLEDIIADVDLVLIMSVNPGFGGQKFIPGTLDKIKRLKEMLTKRNLNPIIEVDGGVSPKNIKTVADAGADMVVMGSAFYTSGNYVKTISDIRTITGANTK is encoded by the coding sequence ATGATACTAATAGCGCCTTCAATCCTATCGGCTAATTTTTTAGAGTTAGGTAAGGAAATAAAAGACACAGAGGCAGCAGGGGCCGACTATCTACATATTGACGTCATGGACGGCAGTTTTGTGCCAAATATTACTATCGGGTACTTTGTTGTAGAGCAGATTAAAAGGGTGGCAACTATCCCGCTTGATGTGCATTTAATGATTGAAAAACCGGACAGATATGTAGTCAACTTTATTGAAGCTGGGGCTGATATCTTAACTATTCACCTTGAAGCTGACATCCATCTGCACAGAACCATAAACTGGATAAAACAACAGGGAGCTAAGGCCGGAGTTTCCATTAACCCTGCCACACCGCTTGCTCTGCTTGAAGATATAATCGCAGACGTTGACCTTGTGCTTATAATGAGCGTAAACCCCGGATTTGGCGGACAGAAATTTATACCGGGAACGCTTGATAAGATAAAGCGGTTAAAGGAGATGCTGACAAAGCGTAATCTAAACCCCATCATAGAGGTAGATGGCGGAGTGTCGCCTAAAAACATTAAAACCGTTGCCGATGCCGGAGCTGACATGGTGGTTATGGGTTCGGCATTTTATACATCCGGCAACTATGTTAAAACAATATCAGATATACGGACGATTACCGGTGCAAATACCAAGTAG
- a CDS encoding tetratricopeptide repeat protein: protein MPTKLGDRMLIGINKIEKYLEEASEHTDASEYGKALRAYEKALKLCENEDESRLRCLCALADCERMSGKFTKAADDYKLARELANSLNDSVGALDSTVGWGLALRALGLWKDALQKIEDAEAGYVEKADKSGMAFCLWAKAGTFRIAGDIKQAVELFERAKDMFEQLEETSAIGYCHTGIGGAKRMAGDFAASLDNYNAANVIFKKVKDRFGLAYSYCGIGNALRMTGEFSESKKFLNRAAKIYDHIDDIVSSAYTLWSLGVLSLMQGKIAESEKRFAQALKYFKKTSDVRGLAYVFLGKAQVEFLSKRKQKAIVCVKKALDITARYSFSLEHCHGAAIMAALEGNSNTCHKESGIYDIGSSFPFNIP from the coding sequence ATGCCAACGAAGTTAGGCGATAGAATGCTAATTGGTATAAATAAAATAGAAAAATACCTTGAGGAAGCCTCTGAACACACGGATGCCTCAGAGTACGGGAAAGCCCTGAGAGCTTATGAAAAGGCACTTAAACTGTGTGAAAACGAGGATGAGTCACGCCTAAGGTGTCTTTGTGCTTTAGCTGACTGTGAAAGAATGTCTGGTAAATTTACAAAAGCCGCAGATGATTACAAATTAGCACGTGAGCTTGCAAATTCGCTTAACGACAGTGTCGGCGCACTGGATAGCACTGTAGGGTGGGGATTGGCATTGCGTGCTTTAGGGTTATGGAAAGACGCTCTTCAGAAAATTGAAGATGCCGAAGCTGGGTATGTAGAAAAGGCGGATAAATCCGGTATGGCTTTTTGCTTGTGGGCAAAGGCCGGAACTTTTAGAATCGCAGGTGATATAAAGCAGGCAGTTGAATTGTTTGAGCGCGCTAAAGATATGTTTGAACAATTAGAGGAAACCTCAGCAATTGGCTACTGTCATACCGGTATAGGCGGTGCAAAGCGAATGGCCGGGGATTTTGCCGCATCTTTAGACAATTATAATGCAGCAAATGTAATTTTTAAAAAAGTGAAAGACCGCTTTGGACTGGCCTACTCATACTGCGGCATTGGAAATGCGCTGCGTATGACCGGGGAGTTTTCAGAGAGTAAAAAGTTTTTAAACAGAGCCGCGAAAATTTATGACCATATTGATGATATAGTAAGCTCGGCTTATACACTGTGGAGCTTAGGCGTTCTTAGTTTAATGCAAGGCAAAATTGCTGAAAGTGAAAAACGCTTTGCACAGGCTCTTAAATATTTTAAAAAGACCTCCGATGTGCGGGGGCTTGCTTATGTTTTTTTAGGGAAAGCACAGGTTGAGTTTCTCAGTAAAAGAAAACAGAAGGCAATTGTTTGTGTTAAGAAAGCGTTGGACATAACTGCCCGCTACTCCTTTAGCTTAGAGCATTGTCACGGAGCAGCAATAATGGCGGCATTAGAGGGCAATAGTAACACTTGTCATAAGGAATCGGGGATTTACGATATTGGCAGCTCGTTCCCTTTCAACATACCTTAA
- a CDS encoding CDP-alcohol phosphatidyltransferase family protein, producing the protein MEKLNTSVLNVPNVLTMLRIVAIPFFAALLIYGEYRWALIIFVLAAITDALDGLIARLTKKQTQLGRFLDPTADKFLLVTSYVLFSFYGFIPTWLTICIISRDLIVVVGWVLLYMVRHVVFVMPSVYGKFAIAFQMVLVAYVLLKINFQGIFPDPKLLIIATAVLTVVSGLHYLYKGFIYTNE; encoded by the coding sequence GTGGAAAAACTAAACACAAGCGTACTAAATGTTCCAAATGTATTGACTATGTTAAGGATAGTGGCAATACCTTTTTTTGCCGCTCTATTGATTTATGGAGAGTACAGATGGGCGCTTATCATATTTGTTTTGGCAGCGATAACTGACGCCCTTGACGGCTTAATAGCACGGCTTACTAAAAAACAAACACAGCTCGGAAGGTTTTTAGATCCAACCGCTGATAAGTTTTTGCTTGTCACCTCTTACGTGCTTTTTTCTTTTTATGGCTTTATTCCCACGTGGCTGACAATTTGTATAATCAGCAGGGATTTAATCGTAGTGGTCGGATGGGTGCTCCTTTACATGGTTAGACACGTGGTTTTTGTAATGCCCTCTGTGTATGGTAAGTTTGCGATAGCGTTTCAGATGGTGCTGGTTGCCTATGTGCTTTTAAAAATTAACTTTCAAGGGATTTTTCCCGACCCAAAGCTCCTTATCATAGCAACGGCTGTGCTCACTGTGGTCTCAGGGCTTCATTATCTTTACAAGGGGTTTATTTATACTAATGAGTGA
- a CDS encoding DUF512 domain-containing protein: MSETVSNKIHAVEENSPAALSDIRVSDEIISINGNKISDGIDLAFYAQDEKLDILLKRRGKIIGKLIEKEEGVPLGVEIEPFKIRTCKNRCQFCFVSQMPAGFRKTLYVKDEDFRLSFLYGNYITLSNLTEYDKQRIIEQRLSPLYISVHTTNNALRAKLMGNPALADINKEILFFVKNKIKLHAQVVLCPGINDGAELDRTLSDLRKHYPFIMSIAVVPVGLTVYHKKKISPVSKEDAQSALEIIELHQKKCIKKHGEPVIYSADELYIKCGAKFPPLDHYGDLPQIENGVGMVPSFIHKVSRFRTIKHPSKRKFITYTGASFYPYLHEFALKLHKKTGIDLQVIKVENHVFGNTITVCGLLTGRDIVRSLIDHIKGDEILLIPDVSLRTGKNVFLDDITTEFISEALKVQVKTIESTFEGLISALGDSAT; this comes from the coding sequence ATGAGTGAAACTGTCAGTAACAAAATTCATGCGGTAGAGGAAAACTCTCCGGCAGCTCTTTCAGACATAAGGGTCTCTGATGAGATAATATCCATAAACGGCAATAAGATATCTGACGGGATAGACCTGGCATTTTACGCTCAGGATGAGAAACTTGATATACTTCTTAAGCGGCGAGGTAAAATCATCGGCAAACTCATAGAAAAGGAAGAGGGTGTCCCGCTTGGCGTTGAAATTGAACCTTTTAAGATACGAACATGCAAAAACCGCTGTCAGTTCTGTTTTGTATCTCAGATGCCTGCGGGCTTTAGAAAGACTCTGTACGTTAAGGACGAGGATTTTAGACTGTCATTTCTATATGGAAATTACATAACACTTTCTAACTTGACAGAATATGATAAACAAAGGATTATTGAGCAGCGTTTAAGCCCGCTCTACATATCGGTACACACAACAAACAATGCTCTCAGAGCTAAACTTATGGGTAATCCAGCACTTGCCGACATAAACAAAGAGATACTTTTTTTTGTCAAAAACAAGATAAAACTCCACGCTCAGGTGGTGCTGTGCCCGGGCATAAACGACGGCGCCGAGCTTGACCGGACTCTGAGCGATTTGAGAAAGCACTACCCATTTATAATGTCCATAGCTGTGGTGCCAGTGGGACTTACGGTATATCATAAGAAGAAAATCTCACCTGTCAGCAAAGAGGATGCCCAAAGTGCCCTTGAAATCATAGAGTTACATCAGAAGAAGTGTATAAAAAAGCACGGAGAGCCTGTCATATATAGCGCCGATGAGTTATACATAAAATGCGGCGCCAAATTCCCACCTCTTGACCACTACGGCGACCTGCCTCAGATAGAAAACGGGGTTGGCATGGTGCCCTCATTTATTCACAAGGTCTCTCGCTTCAGAACAATTAAGCATCCTTCAAAGCGAAAATTTATCACCTACACCGGTGCCTCATTCTATCCGTATCTCCATGAATTTGCACTTAAACTACACAAAAAAACCGGCATAGATTTACAGGTTATAAAGGTGGAAAATCATGTTTTTGGCAATACCATAACCGTATGCGGTCTTCTTACCGGACGTGACATTGTGCGCTCATTGATAGACCACATAAAGGGCGACGAAATACTGCTCATACCGGATGTTTCACTGAGAACAGGTAAAAACGTATTTCTTGACGATATAACAACGGAGTTTATTTCTGAGGCGCTAAAGGTTCAAGTTAAAACAATAGAGTCCACATTTGAGGGACTTATATCCGCTCTTGGAGACAGTGCAACATGA
- a CDS encoding shikimate dehydrogenase encodes MITAKTKITGLIGYPVGHSLSPYMHNAAYEHLGLDFCYVCFPVHPDNLTEAVRGVRAMDFAGANVTVPHKEHAMAALDEIDEEARFIGAVNTIVNSGGKLTGYNTDGRGFMRSLAEAGISLKGKKVFVVGAGGASKAITYYIAKEAASLSIFDIDEPKLTALTTHLKTVNPNVFAEKQNCDAIKNHDVIINATPLGLKSDDPAPFDISLISASHTVIDVIYKDTPLIKKAKTLHCPTTNGLGMLFWQGVLAFELWTQTTAPVEIMRKALLVVYEKTVV; translated from the coding sequence ATGATTACAGCTAAAACAAAAATCACAGGTCTTATCGGCTATCCGGTAGGACACAGTCTGTCGCCGTATATGCACAACGCTGCCTATGAACACTTGGGGCTGGACTTCTGCTACGTATGTTTTCCCGTACATCCGGATAATTTGACAGAGGCAGTTCGTGGCGTTAGGGCTATGGACTTTGCAGGGGCCAATGTAACGGTTCCGCATAAGGAACATGCTATGGCCGCCCTTGATGAGATAGATGAGGAGGCAAGGTTTATAGGAGCAGTTAACACGATAGTAAACAGCGGCGGCAAACTTACCGGCTACAATACAGATGGCAGGGGGTTTATGAGATCGCTTGCTGAGGCAGGGATTTCACTGAAAGGCAAAAAAGTTTTTGTCGTAGGTGCTGGTGGCGCTTCTAAAGCGATAACATATTACATTGCCAAGGAGGCAGCTTCTTTAAGCATATTTGATATAGATGAGCCAAAACTCACAGCTCTTACAACTCACTTAAAAACGGTAAATCCAAACGTGTTTGCTGAAAAACAAAATTGTGACGCTATAAAAAATCACGATGTAATTATTAATGCTACCCCGCTTGGTCTTAAGTCCGATGACCCAGCGCCCTTTGATATTTCTCTCATAAGCGCCTCTCACACCGTCATTGACGTGATATATAAAGACACTCCGCTTATTAAAAAAGCCAAAACTCTGCACTGCCCAACGACAAATGGATTGGGAATGCTCTTTTGGCAAGGAGTGCTTGCATTTGAACTCTGGACCCAAACAACTGCCCCTGTTGAGATAATGAGGAAAGCCCTCTTGGTGGTCTATGAAAAAACAGTTGTATGA
- a CDS encoding 4Fe-4S dicluster domain-containing protein yields the protein MVTRRDFIKAGLLTVAGMAIPISALEMFKPEAMASLVRSFSEKKRWAFVVDTNKCVGCGMCAKACKLENEIPFDADVQRTWVERYIQLKDGDVVIDSPKGARLGFTSNDPYGHEIKDEEITKEFFVPKLCNQCEKPSCVQVCPAGATYKTEDGVSLVDRSWCIGCGYCITNCPYYARFFNPVTNTADKCTFCYHRITKGKNTACIDACAFGVRKIGYINDPKSEVFKIISTQRVAVLKPEYGNEPHVFYLGLDHIVR from the coding sequence ATGGTAACAAGAAGAGATTTTATTAAGGCCGGGTTGCTTACCGTAGCTGGTATGGCAATTCCAATAAGCGCTCTTGAAATGTTTAAACCGGAGGCGATGGCTTCTTTGGTTCGGTCGTTTAGCGAAAAGAAGAGATGGGCCTTTGTGGTGGACACAAACAAATGCGTTGGCTGCGGGATGTGCGCTAAGGCATGTAAACTGGAAAACGAAATTCCCTTTGACGCTGATGTTCAGCGCACATGGGTGGAAAGATACATACAATTAAAGGACGGCGATGTGGTGATAGACTCTCCTAAGGGCGCACGCCTCGGTTTCACTTCTAATGACCCTTATGGACACGAGATTAAAGATGAAGAGATAACTAAAGAGTTCTTTGTTCCCAAACTCTGTAACCAGTGCGAAAAGCCATCCTGCGTGCAGGTTTGCCCAGCAGGAGCGACGTATAAGACAGAGGACGGCGTATCTCTGGTTGACCGCTCGTGGTGCATAGGTTGCGGCTATTGTATAACAAACTGTCCGTATTATGCCAGATTTTTCAATCCGGTAACCAACACGGCTGATAAATGCACGTTTTGTTACCACAGGATTACTAAAGGCAAAAACACCGCTTGTATAGATGCTTGCGCTTTTGGAGTCAGAAAAATTGGCTATATTAATGACCCCAAGAGTGAGGTTTTTAAAATAATCAGCACTCAGAGAGTTGCAGTGCTGAAACCTGAGTATGGCAACGAGCCACACGTGTTTTATTTAGGCCTTGACCACATCGTAAGATAA
- the nrfD gene encoding polysulfide reductase NrfD, with translation MDEHTLAHGAYWTVKEMFTYPNEYIYWGIHIVIYPYITGLVAGAFVLSSLYHVFGKDELKPVAKFSLVFSLALLIMAPVPLLFHLTQPFRSINITMTPHFYSAISAFTFIYMTYMAIVLSEIWFVFRPFIIKQAQERSGLMGLFYKVLTLGSYDVSEKALHLDEKIVKILATAGIPAASILHGYVGFIFGSVKTVPLWKTPLMPFIFLMSAVISGIAICIVTYIAGMAFKKHFICFVPIKSMCKVLSYFLAIAFLLEGIDIVFHAYTAEEFWGIMSELLFKRFAFKMIVIQWICGMILPFILLTLPRLTMLRGFIAGSLVLMGVFTMRWDVVIGGQSMSRSFAGFLDFHLPVFSSNIEIFKEGLFPAIFLLSAPFFLLYIFNKVLPVFKDIFTEQECAEAEDRLSQRLF, from the coding sequence ATGGATGAGCATACACTCGCACACGGTGCGTATTGGACAGTAAAAGAGATGTTTACATACCCTAATGAGTACATATATTGGGGAATCCATATAGTTATATATCCTTATATAACTGGTCTTGTAGCAGGAGCGTTTGTGCTTTCCTCATTGTATCATGTCTTTGGAAAGGATGAGCTTAAGCCGGTAGCTAAGTTTTCACTGGTGTTTTCACTTGCGCTTTTGATTATGGCGCCCGTTCCCCTACTTTTTCACTTGACACAGCCTTTTAGGTCTATTAACATAACGATGACGCCTCATTTTTATTCTGCGATTTCAGCCTTTACGTTTATTTACATGACCTATATGGCAATAGTCCTATCTGAGATATGGTTTGTCTTCAGGCCGTTTATCATTAAACAAGCCCAGGAGAGATCTGGTCTAATGGGATTATTTTACAAGGTGCTGACTCTGGGCAGCTATGACGTCAGCGAGAAGGCACTTCACCTTGATGAAAAAATAGTAAAAATACTCGCAACAGCTGGAATTCCAGCAGCCTCAATACTACATGGATATGTTGGATTTATATTTGGTTCGGTAAAAACCGTTCCGCTTTGGAAGACCCCGCTGATGCCGTTCATTTTTCTTATGTCAGCGGTTATTTCCGGCATTGCCATCTGTATTGTCACTTATATAGCTGGAATGGCTTTTAAGAAGCACTTTATATGTTTTGTACCTATAAAGAGTATGTGCAAAGTGCTCTCCTATTTCTTAGCGATAGCGTTTCTTTTAGAGGGAATAGACATCGTGTTTCACGCATACACGGCAGAGGAGTTCTGGGGCATAATGAGCGAATTGTTGTTTAAACGCTTTGCCTTTAAGATGATAGTAATTCAGTGGATATGCGGAATGATACTGCCCTTTATTCTTCTGACGCTGCCTCGTCTTACCATGCTTAGAGGATTTATCGCCGGTTCTTTGGTTTTGATGGGTGTGTTTACGATGCGTTGGGATGTCGTCATTGGCGGACAGTCTATGTCCAGAAGCTTTGCAGGGTTTTTAGACTTTCACTTACCGGTGTTTTCCAGTAATATTGAGATATTTAAAGAGGGGCTTTTCCCTGCTATTTTCCTTCTTAGCGCCCCGTTTTTCCTCCTTTACATATTCAACAAGGTGCTGCCTGTATTTAAGGACATCTTTACTGAGCAGGAGTGTGCGGAGGCAGAGGACAGACTCTCACAGAGGCTCTTTTAG
- a CDS encoding response regulator: MQKKSILVVDDEAVVSLHTKNLLQSWGYKVAGTVSTGVDAIKVVEESPPDLILMDINIKGDIDGIETSKLIRIKHNIPVIYLTAYADEAILRRVERTNPYGYILKPFHDSALYAAIKIALYNNMVEKDHVFQYQIQSVLNTILRISLEPITLVEQMDRILETIITLPWLKFESKGAIFLVKENAEILQLKVHKGFSDELLVACDEVPFGKCLCGKAAASHKMVFADCIDDRHDITFDKMTQHGHFCVPIKLEGKLLGIFNLYLKDGHKKAHIEEEFLTAVSNTLAGIIARRGAEEALVKLKMQHELILNSAGEGIYGLNSNGIISFVNPAAAKMIGWTPDELLGRHNHGIIHHNYSGALNCADNDCYIYKTFKDGVVYRVNDRVFWRKDGTSFPVEYVSTPIFDENQQLAGAVVVFNDTSERKEAEEKQIRLLEELKQTNDKLKLSTEKIIQSEKMAALGQLVSGVAHEINTPIGSSVLSASHLLEKTQEITQLFHDNKLSKSKIEQYLDVASEDSDIIIKNLLRSSAMVKSFKMVSGDQTSHQRRIFKLKEYVEEIIMSLKPMIKKTPHQIHISCEREVALDNYPGAIAQIVTNLIINSFTHGFDKDFKGTIDISIIENFNNVVLMFKDNGKGIPEGALGKIFDPFFTTNRKAGNSGLGLHIVYNIVAQTLKGDIYCESVEGNGTSFVITIPKEVS; this comes from the coding sequence ATGCAGAAGAAGAGTATTCTCGTTGTTGATGATGAGGCGGTGGTATCGCTGCATACCAAAAATTTGCTTCAGAGTTGGGGCTATAAGGTTGCTGGGACAGTTAGTACTGGAGTGGATGCTATCAAAGTTGTTGAGGAATCTCCCCCCGATCTGATTTTAATGGATATTAACATCAAAGGAGATATTGACGGCATAGAAACTTCAAAGCTAATAAGGATAAAGCACAATATACCTGTTATATATCTGACGGCTTACGCTGATGAGGCGATACTTAGGCGTGTTGAAAGAACAAACCCCTACGGCTATATTTTAAAACCATTCCATGACAGCGCTCTATATGCTGCGATAAAGATTGCGCTGTATAACAACATGGTTGAAAAAGATCATGTGTTTCAGTATCAAATCCAGAGCGTACTAAATACCATTCTGAGAATCTCGCTTGAACCGATTACTCTTGTTGAGCAAATGGACAGAATTTTAGAGACAATAATAACTCTGCCGTGGTTAAAATTTGAATCCAAAGGAGCTATCTTTCTTGTCAAAGAAAATGCTGAGATTCTACAGTTAAAGGTTCACAAAGGTTTTTCGGATGAGTTGTTAGTGGCATGTGACGAGGTGCCATTTGGTAAATGTCTATGTGGTAAGGCGGCAGCGAGCCATAAGATGGTCTTTGCAGACTGTATAGATGACAGACATGATATTACATTTGATAAAATGACTCAACATGGGCATTTTTGTGTTCCTATAAAACTTGAAGGTAAACTTCTTGGCATCTTTAACCTCTACTTAAAGGATGGACACAAAAAGGCCCACATAGAGGAGGAGTTTTTAACAGCAGTGTCAAACACACTTGCCGGTATTATAGCCAGAAGGGGAGCTGAAGAGGCACTGGTCAAGCTAAAGATGCAGCACGAGTTGATACTCAACTCAGCCGGTGAGGGAATCTACGGACTCAACAGTAACGGGATAATTTCATTTGTCAACCCAGCTGCTGCTAAGATGATTGGGTGGACTCCGGATGAGTTGCTTGGACGTCACAACCATGGTATTATTCACCACAATTACTCCGGTGCTCTGAACTGTGCCGATAATGATTGCTACATCTATAAGACTTTTAAGGATGGCGTGGTTTACCGCGTAAACGACAGAGTGTTCTGGAGAAAGGACGGCACAAGCTTTCCGGTAGAATACGTGTCAACACCGATTTTTGATGAAAATCAGCAATTAGCCGGAGCTGTTGTCGTATTTAATGATACATCTGAACGGAAAGAGGCCGAGGAAAAGCAGATACGTCTTCTTGAAGAGTTGAAGCAAACAAACGACAAACTAAAACTGAGCACTGAGAAAATCATACAGTCAGAGAAAATGGCAGCCCTTGGTCAGCTTGTCTCAGGGGTGGCGCATGAGATAAACACCCCTATTGGCTCAAGCGTGCTCTCTGCCTCTCACCTGCTTGAAAAAACTCAGGAAATTACTCAATTATTTCATGACAACAAACTCTCAAAATCTAAAATAGAACAATATCTGGATGTGGCTTCAGAGGACAGCGATATTATTATAAAAAATCTCCTGCGCTCCTCTGCTATGGTAAAGAGTTTTAAGATGGTATCAGGCGACCAGACAAGTCACCAGAGACGGATATTTAAACTTAAGGAGTATGTGGAGGAAATCATTATGAGTTTAAAGCCTATGATTAAAAAAACTCCTCATCAGATACACATTAGCTGTGAAAGGGAAGTAGCGTTGGATAACTACCCGGGAGCAATTGCTCAGATAGTAACTAATCTTATCATAAATTCTTTTACGCACGGTTTTGACAAAGATTTTAAAGGTACAATTGACATCAGCATCATAGAAAACTTTAATAATGTAGTTTTAATGTTTAAAGACAATGGCAAAGGGATTCCGGAGGGTGCGTTGGGTAAAATCTTCGACCCGTTTTTTACAACTAACCGCAAGGCCGGTAACAGCGGGCTTGGTTTGCATATTGTTTATAATATAGTTGCACAGACACTGAAAGGCGATATATACTGTGAGAGTGTGGAGGGTAATGGAACAAGTTTTGTTATCACTATACCGAAGGAGGTTTCTTGA
- a CDS encoding response regulator: MSKRVLVVDDDEAARKFLSIVLEQNGYAVLTAENGEVGLKKAKEEKPDIIILDIMMPRKNGISTLQDLKSKKELRDIPVIILSSALSFIEQARNEIDNEDIIKEMQGLLDRVDSKIDKFFLRFTSYRKMLLFERERMLEQFRDKDAKIMPYISLPELFMDKPVNPDELLEVLKELLDELK, encoded by the coding sequence ATGAGTAAACGAGTGCTGGTAGTGGACGATGACGAGGCTGCAAGGAAATTCCTTTCAATAGTGTTGGAGCAAAACGGATATGCTGTGCTTACAGCTGAAAACGGCGAGGTTGGTTTAAAAAAAGCAAAAGAGGAAAAGCCTGACATTATCATATTGGATATAATGATGCCAAGGAAAAATGGAATAAGCACACTGCAGGATTTAAAAAGCAAAAAAGAATTGAGAGACATTCCTGTCATCATTCTAAGCTCTGCCCTCAGCTTTATAGAGCAGGCACGAAATGAGATAGATAACGAGGACATAATAAAGGAAATGCAGGGGCTGCTGGACCGCGTAGATAGTAAGATAGACAAGTTTTTCCTGCGTTTTACATCGTACCGCAAAATGCTGCTCTTTGAGAGAGAACGTATGCTTGAACAGTTTAGGGATAAAGACGCAAAAATAATGCCATACATATCTCTACCGGAGTTGTTTATGGATAAGCCTGTAAATCCTGATGAGCTGTTAGAGGTGCTCAAAGAGCTGCTTGACGAGTTGAAATAG